A region of Marnyiella aurantia DNA encodes the following proteins:
- a CDS encoding gliding motility lipoprotein GldH, giving the protein MPKAVMLLASFALWSCGSEGSDIKTNSLNSSWHKNAEQQFDFNIAQAQNPKNITFVVRNNNSYPYSNIRFIVKVSNLKTKKAETDTVDYTMAKPDGEWLGKGYGETKEIHFPYRTNYRFPNEGTYRIGITQAMRNDTLKGIEDIGVMIDNTKP; this is encoded by the coding sequence ATGCCTAAAGCAGTAATGCTCCTTGCCTCTTTCGCACTTTGGAGCTGCGGTTCTGAAGGTTCAGATATCAAGACTAACAGCCTGAACAGCAGTTGGCATAAGAATGCTGAACAGCAATTTGACTTCAACATTGCACAGGCTCAGAATCCCAAAAATATTACCTTTGTTGTAAGGAATAACAACAGTTACCCTTACAGTAATATCCGTTTTATCGTAAAAGTTTCCAATCTTAAAACCAAAAAGGCAGAAACTGACACGGTGGACTATACAATGGCAAAACCGGACGGAGAATGGCTGGGAAAAGGTTATGGCGAGACTAAGGAAATCCACTTTCCCTACCGCACCAACTACCGCTTCCCAAATGAGGGTACCTACAGAATAGGAATCACTCAGGCTATGAGGAATGATACCCTGAAAGGTATTGAGGATATAGGCGTAATGATAGATAACACAAAACCATAA
- a CDS encoding penicillin-binding protein 1A, with the protein MDVKKNTEGTSRKSFPLPPKKGRNRGWKKWVKFIWTGLVAVVLGIAALFFAVSQGFLGEMPEVQELDNPDIYVASEIYSADDVLLGKFEKEKTQPVTFSDLPPFLVYALQAKEDERFKEHSGIDLQAVARAVVYGGDRGGGSTITQQLAKLLFTPDPASNKIKRGFQKLKEWVVAVSLEKRYTKEEIIQLYLNKFDFLYNANGIEMASRIYFNKTTKQLTLPEAAMFVAMLENPVKNNPKRNPERAKQRRDVVLSQMLKTGYLDQETYDKAVNQPVVLDYQPVKSIDEGYSAYYKSHLRKEIETYLTDYEKKTGKTLNLFKDGLKIYITLDSKMQRYAEDAIKEHMTELQASFDREQRGRKDAPFYFIDKKQMNDIMMSAVKRTGRYKQLKAANVSEDSILIDFNTPTRMSRFTWKGEEEVEMSPWDSIRYHKQIAQAGLMSMVPGTGEIKAWVGGINWQHFQYDHIKQGKRQVGSTFKPFVYATAIMNLGMTPCSQVSNATYRKGTWTVEGSGGSLALKDALAHSKNPVAVRLIEMTSPKKVIQTARDLGVTEDIPNEYAIALGSSDITIYEMLGAYSTFANYGNYMKPEMIWRIEDANGRVIKEVEPVVREVMNEKYAYTMIELMKGVAQFGTASGELGRRGISKAVEIAGKTGTTNNNSDGWFMGITPNLATGVWVGWEDRATHFRSTGEGQGAKMALPIWAIFMKKVWADKTLGVTPEDKFVKPSDWTDGCQNLQGLGGGYGDEGPLPTLEDLKNPTIEEPVKNNTRSPGRKEDNVNETLNSGDEIDFNK; encoded by the coding sequence ATGGACGTTAAAAAAAATACGGAAGGCACTTCCCGCAAATCTTTCCCTCTACCTCCGAAGAAAGGCAGGAACAGAGGATGGAAAAAGTGGGTTAAGTTTATCTGGACGGGACTGGTAGCAGTGGTTTTAGGTATTGCAGCCCTCTTTTTTGCGGTTTCGCAGGGATTTCTGGGCGAAATGCCCGAAGTGCAGGAACTTGATAATCCGGATATTTATGTTGCTTCCGAAATCTATTCGGCAGACGATGTCCTACTGGGCAAATTTGAAAAGGAAAAAACCCAGCCTGTTACATTCTCGGACTTGCCGCCATTCCTTGTGTATGCTTTACAGGCCAAGGAGGATGAACGTTTCAAGGAACATTCGGGCATTGACCTTCAGGCTGTAGCACGTGCGGTAGTTTACGGTGGTGACCGGGGCGGCGGTTCTACAATTACGCAGCAGCTTGCAAAGCTCCTTTTTACTCCGGATCCCGCATCGAACAAAATTAAAAGAGGTTTCCAGAAACTTAAAGAATGGGTTGTTGCGGTAAGTCTTGAAAAGAGATATACCAAGGAAGAAATTATCCAGTTGTACCTTAACAAATTCGATTTCCTGTATAATGCAAACGGGATTGAGATGGCATCGCGGATTTACTTTAACAAAACTACCAAGCAACTCACCTTACCGGAAGCCGCTATGTTTGTAGCTATGCTGGAAAATCCCGTAAAGAATAATCCCAAGAGAAATCCTGAACGTGCCAAGCAGCGTCGGGATGTTGTGCTGAGCCAAATGCTTAAAACCGGTTATCTGGATCAGGAGACCTATGACAAAGCAGTAAACCAGCCTGTGGTGCTGGATTATCAGCCCGTTAAATCAATAGATGAGGGATATTCTGCTTACTACAAGTCTCATCTCAGAAAGGAAATTGAAACCTACCTTACGGATTACGAAAAGAAAACCGGAAAGACCCTAAACCTTTTCAAGGACGGACTTAAAATCTATATTACGCTGGATTCCAAAATGCAGAGGTATGCAGAAGACGCGATAAAAGAGCATATGACAGAACTTCAGGCAAGTTTTGACAGGGAGCAGCGTGGGCGTAAGGATGCACCTTTCTACTTTATTGATAAAAAACAGATGAACGACATCATGATGTCTGCAGTAAAGAGAACAGGACGGTATAAACAGCTTAAAGCAGCAAACGTTTCTGAAGACTCGATTCTTATTGATTTTAATACTCCAACCCGTATGTCCAGGTTTACCTGGAAGGGCGAAGAGGAAGTGGAAATGTCTCCATGGGATTCTATCAGATATCACAAGCAAATTGCTCAGGCGGGTCTGATGTCTATGGTACCCGGTACAGGCGAGATTAAGGCCTGGGTAGGTGGCATTAACTGGCAGCATTTCCAGTATGACCACATTAAGCAGGGAAAAAGACAGGTGGGATCTACCTTTAAACCGTTTGTATATGCCACAGCAATCATGAACCTGGGCATGACACCCTGCTCGCAGGTTTCTAACGCCACTTACCGGAAAGGAACATGGACTGTGGAAGGTTCCGGCGGGTCTCTCGCATTGAAGGACGCCCTGGCACACTCTAAAAACCCCGTGGCGGTAAGGCTTATTGAAATGACCAGTCCCAAGAAGGTTATTCAGACTGCCAGGGACCTTGGGGTTACTGAAGATATCCCTAATGAATACGCCATTGCCCTTGGATCATCGGATATTACGATTTACGAGATGCTTGGTGCGTACAGTACATTTGCCAATTACGGAAATTATATGAAGCCTGAGATGATCTGGCGTATTGAAGATGCTAATGGCCGGGTAATCAAAGAAGTGGAACCCGTGGTGCGTGAGGTGATGAATGAAAAATACGCCTATACCATGATTGAGCTTATGAAAGGCGTGGCACAGTTTGGTACCGCTTCCGGAGAACTCGGCAGAAGAGGCATCAGCAAAGCTGTTGAAATTGCCGGTAAAACAGGAACTACAAATAATAACTCCGACGGTTGGTTTATGGGAATAACTCCAAACCTGGCCACCGGTGTTTGGGTAGGATGGGAAGACCGCGCCACTCATTTCCGGAGTACCGGTGAAGGGCAGGGTGCCAAGATGGCACTCCCAATCTGGGCCATCTTTATGAAGAAGGTGTGGGCCGACAAAACTTTAGGTGTAACACCCGAGGATAAATTTGTTAAGCCTTCAGACTGGACAGATGGTTGTCAGAACCTGCAGGGACTTGGCGGTGGTTATGGTGATGAAGGACCTTTACCTACACTGGAGGACCTGAAGAATCCAACAATCGAGGAACCGGTAAAAAACAATACCCGGTCTCCGGGACGCAAGGAGGATAATGTAAATGAAACGCTGAACTCCGGCGATGAGATAGATTTTAATAAATAA
- a CDS encoding protein adenylyltransferase SelO yields MNLQNITQQYLDIFPGDLSGSLQQRQTPNVLYSTVKPVGFARPKLILFNEELSQHTGLGKFDDEDLPFLAATDLPANVRTYATAYAGHQFGNWAGQLGDGRAIYAGEIKDENGRTTELQWKGAGATPYSRSADGRAVLRSSLREYLMSEAMWYLGVPTTRSLSIVLTGEQVIRDMMYDGNPQPEPGAVVIRTAESFLRFGHFELLSAQKDIALLTELTDFAIANYFPEIRTEGSLKYRDFFASVCRKTAALMSEWFRVGFVHGVMNTDNMSLVGLTIDYGPFSMLDSYDLNFTPNTTDLPGRRYAFGKQAQISQWNLWQLANALFPLIENADFLEKTLNEYSDHFWQQHDCMMASKFGFENLTEKDDEFFTEWQKLMTDLQLDYTLFFTELEKWDESAGLQDFFEKVSYSVTTDESLSKLNDFLISYIERRNLNNITIAESRMLMAKSNPRFILRNYLLFECIEEVKRGEKNMLNKLLHALQNPYQEIYPEFSVKRPLGYDDVSGCSMLSCSS; encoded by the coding sequence ATGAATCTGCAAAATATTACTCAACAATATTTAGATATTTTTCCAGGTGATCTTTCCGGAAGCCTTCAGCAAAGACAGACACCTAATGTACTTTACTCCACCGTGAAGCCGGTCGGTTTTGCGCGTCCAAAGCTGATTCTTTTTAATGAAGAACTTTCACAGCACACAGGCCTAGGTAAGTTTGATGATGAGGACCTGCCCTTTTTGGCAGCAACTGATTTACCTGCCAATGTACGAACGTATGCTACTGCATATGCAGGCCATCAGTTTGGCAACTGGGCCGGGCAGCTGGGCGATGGCAGGGCAATCTATGCCGGCGAAATAAAAGATGAAAATGGCAGGACTACAGAATTACAGTGGAAGGGTGCTGGTGCCACCCCTTATTCCAGATCGGCAGATGGACGCGCAGTCCTTCGCTCTTCCCTGCGTGAATATCTAATGAGTGAAGCCATGTGGTATCTGGGGGTGCCTACCACCAGATCATTGAGTATTGTGCTAACCGGCGAACAGGTAATCCGTGATATGATGTATGACGGCAACCCGCAACCGGAACCTGGTGCAGTGGTGATCCGGACAGCCGAAAGTTTCCTTCGTTTTGGTCATTTTGAGCTGCTTTCAGCACAGAAAGACATCGCTTTACTTACAGAACTTACGGATTTTGCCATTGCAAATTACTTTCCGGAGATTCGTACTGAGGGAAGCCTCAAGTACCGCGATTTCTTCGCGTCCGTTTGCAGGAAGACGGCTGCACTGATGTCGGAATGGTTCCGCGTTGGTTTTGTGCACGGTGTTATGAATACCGATAATATGTCCCTGGTGGGACTGACCATCGATTACGGACCGTTCTCCATGCTGGACAGTTATGATCTTAATTTCACACCTAATACCACTGATTTACCCGGACGCAGGTACGCCTTCGGAAAACAGGCACAAATTTCACAATGGAATCTCTGGCAACTGGCAAATGCCCTGTTCCCACTTATTGAAAATGCTGATTTTTTAGAGAAAACGCTGAATGAATACAGTGATCATTTCTGGCAGCAACATGACTGTATGATGGCATCTAAATTTGGCTTTGAAAATCTTACTGAAAAGGATGATGAATTCTTTACAGAATGGCAAAAACTGATGACGGACCTGCAGCTGGACTATACTTTGTTTTTTACTGAACTTGAAAAGTGGGATGAGTCAGCTGGTCTTCAAGATTTTTTTGAAAAGGTCTCGTATTCAGTTACTACAGATGAATCCTTGTCTAAACTGAATGACTTCCTGATTTCTTACATTGAGCGGCGTAACCTGAACAACATTACCATTGCCGAGTCCAGAATGCTGATGGCAAAAAGTAATCCCAGATTCATTCTCAGAAATTATCTACTGTTTGAATGTATAGAGGAAGTGAAAAGGGGTGAAAAAAATATGCTTAACAAACTGCTCCATGCGCTTCAGAATCCCTATCAGGAAATTTACCCTGAATTTTCGGTAAAGCGGCCTTTGGGTTATGATGATGTTTCGGGGTGCTCCATGCTGTCCTGCAGCTCATGA
- a CDS encoding DUF6080 domain-containing protein, protein MKFKSKFVAFLKLVFPSTTPEVLLFMVFLAAYGTLASVIAINYRIIFDNRIPWDAYFSFDNRAIVMTGGGFERHPLANYFFNLLRNAGMQISGGKYNSDFRLFLAWCSTVTLSLSLVQIYKYLKNIIRLPVHICVFLVVFFSFFSTSILLSFTPETYTYTLFLLVLFNYYAALKIRNQEKISAAALALATVSVGGLTITNAAKVFVPVLFEKDLFRNWRKLGNAFFRSLTAVGVFVLLYLNRLNFDIERIFTKTAAQYDKFSDPKVTPLWDMVVSWFWGGNMLFPGFVIRDYHNAKGFEYKALFMEVYNSPLPYIFTGLMFLLFVMGYVRNFRNRLVQTVMLGFALDIMIHVVLKFGLHTSYIYGGHFIFAVPIMLGWLLCSLRHWRRVFTGVFALMLLLFAYLCVNNVFRMQEFFSFLNAFYI, encoded by the coding sequence GTGAAATTCAAAAGTAAGTTTGTAGCTTTTCTTAAACTTGTTTTCCCAAGCACTACTCCGGAAGTGCTTTTGTTTATGGTATTCCTTGCTGCTTATGGTACTTTAGCATCGGTGATAGCAATTAATTACCGGATTATCTTTGATAACAGAATTCCGTGGGACGCGTACTTCAGCTTTGACAACCGAGCTATAGTAATGACCGGCGGGGGTTTTGAAAGGCATCCGCTGGCCAATTATTTCTTCAATCTGCTTCGCAATGCCGGCATGCAGATATCTGGCGGAAAGTACAATTCGGATTTCCGGCTTTTTCTGGCTTGGTGCAGTACGGTTACACTAAGTTTAAGTTTAGTGCAGATTTACAAATATTTAAAAAATATCATCAGACTGCCGGTTCACATCTGCGTATTTTTAGTGGTCTTCTTTTCTTTTTTCAGCACCAGCATTCTATTGTCCTTCACGCCGGAAACCTATACTTACACTTTATTTCTTCTGGTGCTGTTCAACTATTATGCGGCATTGAAGATTCGGAATCAGGAAAAAATTTCTGCAGCAGCGTTAGCTTTGGCTACTGTTTCTGTAGGTGGACTCACCATTACCAATGCGGCCAAAGTTTTTGTACCCGTTCTCTTTGAAAAAGACCTTTTCCGAAACTGGCGCAAGCTGGGCAATGCGTTTTTTAGAAGCCTGACAGCTGTAGGCGTATTTGTGCTTCTGTATTTGAACCGTCTCAATTTCGATATTGAACGGATCTTTACAAAAACGGCAGCGCAATACGATAAATTTTCTGATCCAAAGGTTACTCCCTTATGGGATATGGTGGTTTCCTGGTTTTGGGGTGGTAATATGCTTTTTCCCGGTTTCGTCATACGTGACTACCACAATGCAAAAGGATTTGAGTATAAAGCGCTTTTTATGGAGGTATATAACAGTCCGCTTCCGTATATCTTTACCGGGCTTATGTTTTTACTTTTCGTAATGGGCTACGTACGCAACTTCCGTAACCGACTTGTGCAGACCGTGATGTTGGGCTTTGCGCTGGATATCATGATACATGTAGTACTGAAGTTTGGCCTCCATACTTCTTATATTTACGGTGGCCATTTTATTTTCGCAGTACCTATAATGTTGGGGTGGCTTCTCTGCAGTTTAAGGCATTGGCGGCGCGTATTTACCGGTGTGTTTGCACTTATGCTGCTTTTGTTTGCGTATCTGTGTGTCAACAATGTCTTTAGAATGCAGGAGTTCTTTAGCTTCCTCAATGCTTTCTACATATAA
- a CDS encoding SPOR domain-containing protein, with product MKNLLKICCLLMCIAVYNADAQQVVKVDTINGTRLQISMDSKVQNALEDMEDNCSRNTRNSGTASTGTTKPARVLVPSRELTNAEICRKNPRILGYKIQIAVVKSNTEANEVKSAFRRRFPNMKVETDASLRPNYKILAGSYFTKQSASGDLARIRQSFNTAVAVQYRVFCVEAK from the coding sequence ATGAAGAACCTACTCAAGATATGCTGCCTTTTAATGTGTATAGCAGTATATAATGCTGATGCGCAACAGGTTGTAAAGGTGGATACAATAAATGGTACACGGTTACAGATTTCTATGGACTCCAAAGTACAGAATGCGTTGGAAGATATGGAGGACAACTGCTCCAGAAATACCAGAAATTCCGGGACAGCATCTACAGGCACAACAAAACCTGCCAGGGTTCTAGTACCCAGCCGTGAACTAACAAATGCAGAGATTTGCCGTAAAAACCCAAGAATACTGGGTTACAAGATCCAGATTGCAGTGGTAAAAAGCAATACTGAAGCGAATGAAGTGAAATCGGCATTCCGCAGAAGGTTTCCGAATATGAAGGTGGAAACAGATGCTTCACTAAGGCCTAACTATAAAATCCTGGCTGGAAGCTATTTCACCAAACAAAGTGCCTCCGGAGATTTGGCAAGGATTCGGCAGTCTTTCAATACCGCAGTTGCTGTACAGTACAGAGTTTTCTGTGTTGAAGCTAAGTAG
- a CDS encoding c-type cytochrome, with amino-acid sequence MISWKKHYKKGLVAIMLLLSTGASVYAQGDAKKGEELFNANCTACHALDKQMVGPALGGVVDRLKTEQNLDTDWLHKWIKDNASLRASGDKYANEVYEKFNKTEMLPFPNLTDQDIDDILEYTTNPPAPAPAATADGAGASDQNSAAMLEAAQAQKTNSTIILVSLIAICGLLVWLLLKLRQLVKLQQTEELAGLNTSRSVSFGALYEKYSYVGKALLGLLALFAFYGIWNWLMWIGVYKGYKPEQPIYFSHKIHAGENKIDCQLCHSSAKYGKVSEIPSMNVCMNCHRNISEYNGSYMEPGKDKAFYDAEIQKIYAATGWDPATQQYTGKTQPVEWVRIHNMPDFVYFNHAQHVVAGEQAIISSHNKKNPDNKIDVVCKACHGAVDTMNVVQMANDFTMGWCIDCHRTTEVDMNNSYNKEYFQSLHDKLKKQYPKKEGKITVDAIGGLECGKCHY; translated from the coding sequence ATGATTAGTTGGAAAAAGCATTACAAAAAAGGGTTGGTAGCAATAATGCTGTTGCTTTCAACCGGTGCTTCTGTTTATGCACAGGGCGATGCCAAAAAGGGTGAAGAGCTCTTCAATGCAAATTGTACCGCCTGTCACGCCTTGGATAAGCAAATGGTGGGCCCTGCACTGGGCGGAGTAGTGGACAGGTTAAAGACAGAACAGAATCTGGACACGGACTGGCTGCATAAATGGATTAAGGATAATGCTTCACTGCGTGCATCCGGAGACAAATATGCAAATGAGGTCTACGAAAAGTTCAACAAAACAGAAATGTTGCCTTTCCCTAATCTTACAGATCAGGATATAGACGATATTTTAGAGTATACCACAAACCCACCCGCACCTGCTCCTGCAGCAACTGCTGATGGTGCCGGGGCTTCCGATCAGAATTCAGCCGCGATGCTGGAAGCTGCTCAGGCACAGAAAACGAATTCAACAATTATACTGGTTTCACTGATAGCCATCTGTGGTTTGCTTGTTTGGCTTCTGCTGAAACTCAGACAGTTGGTAAAGCTGCAGCAAACGGAGGAACTTGCCGGTCTCAATACATCAAGAAGTGTTTCTTTCGGTGCGCTTTATGAGAAATACAGCTACGTAGGTAAAGCCCTTCTGGGTCTGCTTGCATTGTTCGCCTTCTATGGAATCTGGAACTGGCTGATGTGGATTGGTGTTTACAAAGGTTATAAGCCCGAGCAGCCTATCTACTTCTCTCACAAAATTCACGCTGGTGAAAATAAGATTGACTGTCAGCTTTGTCACTCATCTGCAAAATACGGTAAGGTTTCGGAAATTCCTTCAATGAACGTTTGTATGAACTGTCACCGTAATATCTCCGAATACAACGGATCTTACATGGAGCCAGGTAAAGATAAAGCATTCTATGATGCTGAAATCCAGAAGATTTATGCAGCTACCGGCTGGGATCCTGCTACGCAGCAGTATACAGGAAAAACACAACCTGTAGAGTGGGTACGAATTCATAATATGCCGGATTTCGTGTACTTTAACCACGCGCAGCACGTTGTAGCCGGTGAACAGGCAATTATAAGTTCGCACAATAAGAAAAACCCGGATAATAAGATTGATGTAGTTTGTAAAGCATGTCACGGCGCGGTGGATACCATGAACGTAGTACAGATGGCCAATGACTTTACGATGGGTTGGTGTATAGACTGTCACAGAACTACTGAAGTGGATATGAATAACTCTTATAATAAAGAGTACTTCCAAAGTCTGCATGATAAGCTTAAGAAGCAGTATCCAAAGAAAGAAGGAAAAATTACTGTAGATGCAATCGGGGGTCTTGAGTGCGGTAAATGTCATTATTAA
- a CDS encoding TAT-variant-translocated molybdopterin oxidoreductase, whose translation MASNKIQFRSIHELKDPALNGKLAQKEFQNEIPVDEILGDDQLLNSDSGTSRRDFLKLLGFSTAAVTLAACEAPVVKSIPYVVKPHSIIPGVPNYYASTYFDGFDFASVLVKTREGRPIKIEPNPAAGAMGTTSARTQASILSLYDNDKVKQPKLNGKDETFDKVDDYVLNALTQAQGAGKRIVVLSHSFPSPTFKKLFSEFKAKYPTAELVTYDAYPYAASLDAAQEVFGQRALPVYDLTATQLVVSFQADFLGDYNGGGLETTYAAARKPGANMLKHIQIESNMSLTGANADERMPMKPSDVNQTLLAVYNGLNGGGVNNPAAAKIVKELQAKGSNAVVFADGSKAAQVLAHLINQKLGSTAFTGRANLMKEFDGARYQEFLSWMNAGQVGVLITNNVNPIYSSNKGQAFKAALGKVNAVIAVADKKNEMYKAAHAVIPVANWLESWGDLTPQSGVYALMQPTIQKIYKSRQIEESLLVWINGKNNTNNNYYEYLKANATTMIGGTSFNKVLYNGFNAAPNAGGTLSYGGGNAAQAAAEIANMKPSEYELVLYTKTSIGDGTQANNPWLQELPDPVTRLAWDNYLTVSPDDAKKLGLENDLNARMQLDGSRVNLTVNGVTIKDVPVFVQPGQADGSFGLALGYGKTDSGKIAETGVNAYPLFDGSNLALSNVKIETVSGMHEFAGMQLHNTLMGRYEIAREVPLDDFINVPFDDKINGWNKPLEYHTLTESTPAGKISLWDEHDDTDGPHFNLSVDLNACTGCGACIIACQAENNVPVVGKEEIRMSRDMYWLRIDRYYSAKEKIHTKEQVERGLNVPELYDILIEPAKNPDVIFQPVMCQHCNHAPCETVCPVAATSHGKQGQNQMAYNRCIGTRYCANNCPYKVRRFNWFTYNLNDKFDFNQNNDLGRMVLNPDVVVRTRGVMEKCSLCIQMTQNTILEAKKEGRRVADGEFQTACSQACGTGALKFGDMNDKNSEVRKLYNSNRRYTLLEEIGTKPNVFYHTKVRNRREDNKV comes from the coding sequence ATGGCTTCAAATAAAATACAATTCAGAAGTATTCACGAACTTAAAGATCCGGCTTTAAACGGTAAGCTGGCTCAGAAAGAGTTTCAGAATGAAATTCCTGTTGATGAGATTCTTGGTGATGATCAGTTGCTTAACAGTGACAGCGGTACATCCAGAAGGGATTTCCTGAAGCTTTTAGGATTTTCTACCGCAGCTGTAACACTGGCGGCATGTGAGGCACCTGTTGTCAAGTCTATACCGTACGTAGTAAAACCCCACAGTATTATCCCTGGTGTACCTAACTACTATGCGTCCACTTATTTTGACGGGTTTGATTTTGCGAGTGTTCTCGTAAAGACAAGAGAAGGCCGTCCGATAAAAATTGAGCCGAATCCGGCAGCAGGTGCAATGGGTACTACAAGTGCCAGGACCCAGGCCAGTATCCTTTCGCTTTATGATAATGATAAAGTAAAGCAGCCTAAACTGAATGGTAAGGACGAGACTTTTGATAAAGTGGACGATTATGTTCTGAACGCTCTTACTCAGGCTCAGGGTGCAGGAAAAAGAATTGTTGTTTTATCACATTCTTTCCCTTCCCCAACTTTCAAGAAACTTTTCTCAGAATTCAAAGCTAAATATCCAACGGCGGAGCTCGTAACTTATGATGCTTATCCTTATGCGGCCTCCCTTGATGCTGCTCAGGAGGTATTCGGACAGAGAGCCCTTCCTGTGTATGACCTTACTGCCACTCAGCTGGTAGTGTCTTTCCAGGCAGATTTCCTTGGAGATTACAACGGCGGTGGTCTTGAAACTACTTACGCCGCAGCCAGGAAACCGGGCGCAAATATGCTGAAGCATATTCAGATAGAATCCAATATGTCACTTACGGGTGCAAATGCGGATGAAAGGATGCCAATGAAGCCAAGCGATGTAAACCAGACTTTACTGGCAGTTTACAACGGTCTGAACGGTGGCGGAGTTAATAACCCTGCTGCAGCCAAGATTGTTAAGGAACTACAGGCTAAAGGAAGCAACGCTGTTGTTTTTGCCGACGGTTCCAAAGCAGCCCAGGTACTGGCGCACCTTATTAACCAAAAGCTTGGTTCTACTGCTTTCACAGGAAGAGCGAACCTGATGAAGGAATTCGACGGTGCGAGATATCAGGAGTTCCTGAGCTGGATGAATGCCGGTCAGGTAGGAGTTCTTATTACAAACAATGTAAACCCAATATATTCTTCAAACAAAGGACAGGCTTTCAAAGCTGCTCTTGGTAAGGTAAATGCCGTAATCGCAGTTGCTGATAAGAAGAATGAGATGTATAAAGCTGCTCACGCAGTTATTCCGGTAGCTAACTGGCTGGAAAGCTGGGGAGATCTTACTCCGCAGTCGGGAGTTTATGCCCTGATGCAGCCTACCATCCAAAAAATCTACAAATCCAGACAGATTGAAGAGTCTCTTCTTGTTTGGATTAATGGTAAAAACAATACCAACAATAACTATTACGAATATCTGAAAGCGAATGCCACTACAATGATTGGTGGAACAAGCTTCAACAAAGTTCTTTATAACGGCTTCAATGCTGCACCTAATGCAGGTGGTACCCTTTCTTACGGCGGTGGAAATGCAGCTCAGGCTGCTGCAGAGATTGCCAATATGAAACCTTCGGAATACGAACTTGTCCTTTATACCAAGACTTCAATTGGAGACGGAACCCAGGCCAACAATCCTTGGCTGCAGGAACTTCCGGATCCTGTAACGAGACTTGCTTGGGACAACTACCTTACCGTTTCTCCGGACGATGCCAAGAAACTTGGTCTGGAAAATGACCTTAATGCCAGAATGCAGCTTGACGGTTCCAGAGTGAACCTTACTGTAAACGGTGTTACAATCAAGGATGTTCCAGTATTCGTACAGCCCGGACAGGCCGACGGTTCTTTCGGACTTGCGCTTGGATACGGTAAAACTGATTCAGGTAAGATCGCAGAAACGGGTGTTAATGCTTACCCTCTGTTCGACGGTTCCAACCTTGCTCTTTCAAACGTTAAGATTGAGACAGTTAGCGGAATGCACGAATTTGCAGGTATGCAGCTTCATAATACCCTGATGGGACGTTACGAGATCGCAAGAGAAGTTCCTCTGGATGATTTCATCAACGTACCTTTTGATGACAAAATCAACGGTTGGAACAAGCCTTTGGAGTACCATACTCTTACTGAATCCACTCCGGCAGGGAAGATCTCTTTATGGGATGAACATGATGATACAGACGGTCCTCACTTTAACCTTTCTGTAGACCTGAACGCATGTACCGGCTGTGGAGCATGTATCATCGCTTGTCAGGCAGAGAACAACGTACCTGTTGTTGGTAAGGAGGAGATCAGAATGTCGCGTGATATGTATTGGTTAAGAATTGACCGTTATTATTCAGCAAAAGAAAAAATCCATACTAAGGAGCAGGTTGAAAGAGGCCTTAATGTTCCTGAACTGTATGATATCCTGATTGAGCCGGCTAAAAACCCGGATGTTATCTTCCAGCCGGTGATGTGCCAGCACTGTAACCACGCTCCATGTGAAACTGTATGTCCGGTAGCGGCAACTTCTCACGGTAAGCAGGGTCAGAACCAGATGGCATACAACAGATGTATCGGTACAAGATATTGTGCGAACAACTGTCCGTATAAAGTAAGAAGATTCAACTGGTTTACTTATAACCTGAATGATAAATTCGACTTTAACCAAAACAATGATTTGGGAAGAATGGTACTTAACCCGGATGTGGTAGTAAGAACCAGAGGGGTTATGGAGAAATGTTCACTTTGTATCCAGATGACGCAGAATACCATTCTGGAAGCTAAGAAAGAAGGCAGAAGAGTGGCAGACGGAGAATTCCAGACAGCGTGCTCACAGGCTTGTGGAACCGGCGCCCTGAAGTTTGGTGACATGAATGACAAGAATTCTGAGGTACGGAAACTCTACAACAGCAACAGAAGATATACATTGCTGGAGGAAATCGGTACCAAGCCAAACGTATTCTATCATACCAAGGTAAGAAACAGAAGAGAAGATAATAAAGTATAA